The DNA window GGATGTGTTTTCGAAGGAGTTTGAACAGGGCATTGAGGAACGTTGTCGCGCGGTTTGTAAGCCTTTAAAAAACAATCGGAATCTGATCGGCTACCACTACACGCAGAACCCGCCGTGGCATCCGCAGGCGAAAAGCTTTGATTTGTGGATCGATGACATCACAAAGTCGGGTATGGCTGGTCGAACGGCTTGGATTGCATTGATGCGTCAAATCTATGGATCAACCGACCGTTGGTCCGCAGTTTACGGCATTCCAATCGACTCTTGGAGCGAGATTGAAACGTTGGAAAACCCTCTTCGTGGCTACGTCAACGAGCGAAAGCACCTGGCGGATCGAGAAGCGTTTATGCAGCGTATCTGCGAGCGCTGGTATAAAGTCCATCGCGACGCCATCCGCCGCTACGACCCCAGTCACCTGATCCTTGGTGACCGCAATACACTGCATCTTCAACCGCTGCCAGAGTACGCGATCCGAGTCATGAAGCCTTACGTTGACGTCTTGTCGGTCAATGTCATGGGGCCACCACAGATCGCATATGAAGTTCTGGAGGATGCGACGCGTGTCTGGGACGGCCCGATCCATCTGGCGGATACGGGAGCGGGCATCTACAGCGGCGGCGTGCCGAAATCGACTTATCAGGCTCGTGACCTGGCAGAGTTTGAAAAGGTCTACGCCGGCATGATGCAGATGGGCGTCGAGCATCCACAGATCATCGGATTCGGTTGGTGCGGATTCTATGAAACGCCGCATCCCGGCGGACGCGCCGGTTTGGTCGATGTCGCCACCGGTGAGCCGCTGCGGGATCGACTACACGTGGTCCAGCGTTGGAACGAATGGATAAAGATCGAATACCAAGGAAAGTGACCGGTTGAGGCTCTCTCAAAATTCCTGCATGCAAGAACATTCCTGATCTGACTGACAACAACGTAACCATATACGGAGCATTTAATGGCACGCTGGCCCGGCCTCTCGCAATTTGAATTAACTGACAATGTGGCGATAGTCACAGGCGGTTCGAAGGGGCTTGGTCAAGCGATGGCCGCCGGACTGGCGTCTGCCGGCGCGAGCGTCTTGTTGGTCAGTCGCAATGAAGCAGAAGCTCAAGCGGCAGCCAGCACGATCGCGGGGGAGTATCCCGTGAAAGCGTTGGGGATTGCTGCCGACGTGACATCGGAAGACGAAGTCAAACGCATGGTGCAGCACGCTCAGTCCGAGTTCGGGCGGATCGACACGTTGATTAATAGCGCCGGGATCAATATTCGTGGGCCGATCGATGAGTTGTCTCTGGACGAGTTTCGACACGTCCAGCAGGTGAACGTGGATGCGATGTGGCTGTGTGCGAAACATGTTATTCCCGTCATGAAAAAGCGTCACTACGGCCGCATCATTAACATGGCCAGCACATTGGGATTGGTCGGCTTGGCAAATCGCACACCCTATGCGACCAGCAAGGGCGCTGTCGTCAACCTCACCCGGGCACTCGGTCTGGAACTCGCCCTGGACAGAATCACGGTCAACGCCATCTGCCCCGGACCATTCCTGACTTCCATGAATGTGCCGATTTCCGAAAGCGAAGAAGCCAGACAGTTCATCGTCGGTGCAACAGCAATGCAGCGATGGGGTGAACTCAATGAGATTCAAGGAGCCGCGATATTCCTCGCCAGTCCGGCATCAAGTTATGTAACCGGCAGCATGTTGACAGTTGACGGAGGCTGGACCGCACGCTGAGCGAATAAATCGCAAGCTCACTGTCACAAATTGAACCACACTCGGACCTCCTCCATGAACGATCAATTGTTTATCAATCGTCGTGCAGCACTCCGCCAACTCGGAGCCATCGCCGCGTGCGCAACAGTCACGTCGGCGTACGCAGGAGCTTCGGCCGAGTCGGCCATGCGGACCGGCATGGGGCTGGTCATTTACGACTGCACTCTCCGTCGCAGTTGGATGCGTCAGCAAGAGCCGGACTTCGATCTGTTCAACCCGCTGAACTTTCTGAAGCATTGTCACTCGCTCGGTGCGGGAGGCATGCAGGCGGACCTTGGAGTGCTGAAGCCTGGCGATGTCGATGAACTCAGGAAGTTCGCTGGACAGCATGGGCTATTCATCGATGCCATTGTAAAGCCACCGAAGGATGAGGCTGACCTTGGACGATTCGAGGCGGAAATAAGGACGGCTCGAGAAGTTGGGGTTCAGGCGGCAAGAACGACCATTATTCCAGGCAGGCGATACGAACGATTCAAGACACTTGAGGAGTTTCGTGAGTTTGAAAAACGTGGCCGAGAGATGCTCGAACGGGCTGCGCCGGTCGTCGAGAAGCATCGGGTCCCGTTCGCGGTCGAGAACCACAAAGATCAGCGGATCGACGAGCGGATTGCTTTGTTCAAGCATCTGGATAGTGAATTCATCGGAGCCTGTGTTGATACCGGGAACAGCTTTGCACTGCTCGAAGGAGCCTATGAACCGATCGAAGCTCTCGCCCCATACACCTTCACCGTGCATCTGAAAGATCAGGCACTCAGGTCCTACTCAGATGGGTTTCTGCTGGGCGACATCCCTCTCGGTCAGGGCAGCTTCGACCTGAAGAGAATGGTGGCAACAATCAGGGAGATGAAGCCCGGTGTTCGCTTCGCATTGGAATTGATTACACGTGACCCGCTCAAAGTTCCCTGCCTGACGGATGGCTACTATTCGACGATGCCCGCTTCGCAAGCCATCGATCTGGCCCGCACGATGCGGTTTGTGCGAGACCATTCATCCGGGCATCTTCAACAGGTCAGCACGTTGCCATTGAATAAGCAGGTGGACCTTGAAGATGCCAACGTGAAGGCCAGCATTCGGTATGCGGGCGAGGAGTTACAGCTGTGAATCAATCGGCAATCTCTCGACGTACATTTCTCGGCACAACAGCCTCGCTGACAGCATCGGGTTGGTCATCGTTAATTCGAGGCGACAGCCCGGTGGATCGCATCCGCATTGGAGTGATTGGGACAGGAGTTCGAGGGAAATACTTAATCGGCAATCTTCCCCAGTCGGTACGTGTCACTGCCATCTGCGACTGCGCGAACTCAAGAATTGCTGACACACTCCAACCGAAGAACGACTTCGCCGAAGTCCTCAGCGGCTTTCGCGACAATGACGCGACACATTGCAGGACGTATCGGGATTACAGACGCATGCTCGATCAGGAGCACCTCGATGCCGTCATTATTGCGACCCCCGATCACCACCACGTGCAGGCTGCCATGCTCGCACTGCAGGCAGGACTGGACGTCTATCTGGAAAAGCCGCTTTCGTTGACGATTCGCGAAGGCCGTTTGTTGACCGACATGGTGAAGAAGACCGGGCGCGTTCTACAGGTTGGTAGCCAACAGCGAACGATGGAAATGAATCGCTTCGCCTGCGAATTTATTCGTGACGGCGGACTCGGAACAATCAAACGTGTTGACAGTCCTAATTATCCAGGCCCGATCGCGGTATCTGCCTTCCCCTCCGAACCAGTCTCCGATGGTCTCGATTGGCGACTGTTTCTAGGCCCTTGTCCCGCGCGTTCCCACAATCGCAAGTTGTGGGTCAAGGATGAATTCAAGGTCGGTGACTTGTTATGGCGTGGCTGGGATCTGTTCCGAGATTACTCGGGCCATCTGATGACCAACTGGGGCGCCCATAATATTGATATGATCCAGTACGCGTTAGGGATGGATGAGAGCGGACCGACCGAGGTCGCACCGCTTAACTCGGACACGATTGGTGAACAGGTACTCTCCATTGATGAAACTGCTTTGGAACGGGACTGGAAAGACAAGTGGCGTAATAAGACACCGCGACCGCAAGGCAGATTCAGCGATGCTGGTCGTTTTCGTCCCGTTACCATGAAGTATTCCGGCGGTACTGTGTTGAACTTCGTGCCAGGCGTTTCAACGGCCACTTTCTACGGTGAACGCGGGACAATGAAGATCAGTCGTAACAAGTTCGTCACCGACCCCGCCGACTTAACTACTGATGGTCCCGATGCGGCAATAGCGGAAAGATGGAACGGTAGCGGTTTCGTAGCTCGTCCACATCTTCAAAACTGGACCGACTGCATTAAATCTCGCAAGACGCCTAATGCACCAGTGGAAGTCGGCCACCGCAGTGCCACCGTGTGTCATCTTGCGAACATCGTCCGAGAACTCAATCGTCCGCTACAGTGGAATCCAGCAGATGAACATTTCGCGGGCGATGACGAAGCGAACAAACTGCTCGATCGCCCACGTTGCAAGGGATACGAGTTGCCCACTTGAGACTCTTGCAAGACGTGTGCCGGACGCTCTCTTGCAAACCTATGAAACCATGTAGTCACCATGACGCACACAGGCACGGGCAATCGCCCTGGTCTGACGGTGACGCTGCTGTGGCTGATGACGAACCGGATGTGTTTATTTATGGCGGTGGATGATTTCAGCTCGTGGATTTCATGAGCGGGCATCCGAATGCGAAGATGCCGCGCATGGATGCGTTGGCGACTCGGGGCATCGTGTCTTTGAATACACATTTTCAGACTCCGATCTGCGACCCTTCTCGTGCTGGTGTGATGACCTGTGTCCGTCTACGACTGGTATCTACCGCTGATTGTGCAATCGCCAGGAGTGCCATGAGTCGCCGGCGCGGATTCGTTTCATCGAAGGTCTGCTCGTACCTTTTCTAGTGGGATTTTTGCGGCGACAAGCGAAGAATGTCGTTCATACAAGTCCGTACTGTTCTTCCAGCCATGAGACGGCCGTATCGAGCAGATTGGTCGGGACTTTCGTGTAATGCTTGTCAGAAAGTTTCTCGGGAGCGTGTCCAAGGAACAAGTCCTCCAAGCTTTGAAACCGTTCGCTGTCCCGAAGCAGGCTTGCTGAGGTTTTCTTAAACGACTTGAGGGGCTTGGTAATCTCCAGGCGATTCCGGAGTCGGTCGAACGCATTCTTGATGTTGTCGGTCTTCTTGAGTTTACCGTTCTCTTCCAGCGTCTCGGTCAACAGCGGTGCGCCATTCACGTTGACGAGTACCCGCCCTTCTTCGTTCTTCGATCGTTCCTGTTGCAGCAGCCGAAACGTTGCGTTCCACAGGAGATAACTCACTTTCGGGACATTGTCGAATTGTGAAGTCTTCGATCGCTTTCGAATAATCCGCCCTTCAATCCAGTCCACTTCAGTCGTCTGCAGATCCGAGATATCTTTCTGTGTCATCCCACAATTGAGCATCAGAAGGATGTAGAGTTTCGTCCGATCGGTAGCAGTGTTGAGCAGAGTTGAGATCTCTTCAAGAGTGAATACGACGACCGCTGGAGGATTGACGTTGATCCGCAATGGGCCAGCTTTACCGTCAAGCACACGCGGTAGAGTCGAGATTATCTCGGTTTGCCAGAGCCAGCGCATGAACGCCTTCAAGGTTTTCAAATAATGATTCGCTGTTGTCCGCGTCCAGCCTTTCTGGGAAACGTTGTCGAGCAGATGGCTCTGGTACTTCAGCAGCAAACTTCCGTCAATTTCTGACACGGAAGTATCTTTTCCGGCCCAGTCCTGGAAGTAAGTAAGATGCAGACGCACTGAGTAAGCACGGCCAACGCTCAGTTGCCCTGAATCCGCCTGCTGTTGTTTTTGGCGGGAGTAGGCATTACTTTGACACTCAAGCGAGTCGTCGCCCAGGGCAGTTCGCCTGTGCTGTTGTTTGAGTCGATCGCTCCAAACTTCCTTGCTCACTTGTAAGGGATCGGTGTACCAGCTGTTAACGACGTCGATTGGTTCTTGAGATGGAAACGGCGATGAGAACTTGAATTTTAAGTTCCCGGCAGCCAAGTCGTCCTTCGCCCGTTGTAACTGATCGTCTGCAATCTCAATTGTCGGCAACGTGAACTGATCAGCGAACCAGTCGTCGTTTTTGAGCGGCTTTAAGACCGGAGCCGCGATGCGAGTCTTAAGCGAATCAAGTTTCTCGTACGCACGAGCGGCCATCTGCTGATCGCCGTGACGATTGGACCAGGCCAAAACCTGCTCCCACTCATCGATCGCCCGTTCAAAATCTTGCAGGTGCTTTCGTGGTTGCTCTCGGTCAACGCGAAACTTGATCTCTTCCCATTCTTTGATTGCCGCCTTGTAAGCCTCCTGATCGTACTTACCGCGGCCGCTGTTGAAATAGTAGATCCTTCCTTTGTATTTCTTCCTCCAACGGCCATCTCGACCGTTTGAGCCGGCTTGCCAAGTGAGTTGGAATTTTCGCGGCATGCCATTTCCCCCCAATTCGGAGATACCTTCGGTGATACCTTTTTGTCGACATTTGGTACGAAAATGGTATCTCGGCGCCTACGTAAGTCAATTAAAAATAGTAACTTAGGAATTCGGGGCGGGTTCTGGGGGTCAAGAAGTCGCAGGTTCAAATCCTGTCATCCCGACTCTCTTTTAGACAAAGCCCACCGCCGTTTTCGGCGGTGGGCTTTTTGCTTGGAATGACAGCGTTTGTTGCCTGTCAAACAGAGTTCAACCGGCGTCCAGTTACCAGAGGGTGACGGACCAACGTTGCTGCAAGTCACACTGTCTGCACTCAGCTTCGCTCGGTTCAAATCGTCTGTCACGGCTGAAATCTGAGCTTCGGTCTACTAAGCTGACCGAAGCACCGGTATGCAACACCGAGGGAACAGGCAATGAAGCTCCACAAGTACAACATTACGGCTTTTGCAATCATTGGACTGCTGTCGTCTTATCTGATCTCTAAATCGGGTCTGCAGATCTATTTCAGCGTCCCACTTGCGTTGGTACTTGCATTTGCACTGGTGGCGATAGCGAACAAGCTGGCCGCTGGTGCCAAAGACGATACGGGAGCAAGTGATTCCGACTGAGCAGTATGATTTGCGACGATGCCACCGTCTACGGCGTTCCGAACCGCCAGTTCACCGGACTGGCCGACTCTCCGTATGGCGATCATGCGCCGTTACAAGTTTGTCCAGCTTCTGATAAAGAGGCGCGATTGCGCGTATGATTGGATAAGCTTTCCAGAGGTTCTGTTTTCGAGTTCGGACGACAATCATGCGTGTCGTAAACTCAGTGCCATCTTGGTCGGACACGGTGACATCAACATAGCTGTGTTGTTTATGGGCACCGAACGCCTTGTTCCAGTACGGCCTGATTAAATCAGAATCGATCTTGACAGCTGAAGAAACCTGCTGGATGGTCACACGTGTATGTTGTAGTAGCTCGTGAGCAGTCACCACGCTGCCATCATAGCGAAACGTGGTGTCTCTAACGAATGAGACGTAATGGTTGACGATATCATTCGATGTATCTCCGCCACCACCGCCTTCGGGGCGTGATTCCGAAAACATTTCAAAGTCACGCTGAACCAGCGCACGAATCATGTCGCAAGCGGCGCCTTCCGGCGAATCGGCTCCGGTGGGCAACCCATCGCTACGATTGAGAGATCGTCCATCGTCGGCGATGACGTCGCAACGGACAGTTCCCGCAGTCAACAGCAGGACGAAGGAGAATGCTAGTTGGAGTTTTATGGACATAGGATCCATCTTGTCTTTTCTAAATAACGACCGCCGGAGCCGGACGGAGACGCAAGATTGTCCATTTCAATTCCGTCAGCCTTCGCCGCTCCGGTGCATGGGACAGTTACCCGACGGTTTCTGCCTCATTGTCCGCTGACTGTACGTGATCGACAATCGACGTTCCATCTGGCGAGCCACTCCATGATAGCCCCGTCGATCTTCACGGCCAGAATGTCGCGCCCCACGGCCCTTAAGCAAG is part of the Rubinisphaera margarita genome and encodes:
- a CDS encoding SDR family NAD(P)-dependent oxidoreductase, with the protein product MARWPGLSQFELTDNVAIVTGGSKGLGQAMAAGLASAGASVLLVSRNEAEAQAAASTIAGEYPVKALGIAADVTSEDEVKRMVQHAQSEFGRIDTLINSAGINIRGPIDELSLDEFRHVQQVNVDAMWLCAKHVIPVMKKRHYGRIINMASTLGLVGLANRTPYATSKGAVVNLTRALGLELALDRITVNAICPGPFLTSMNVPISESEEARQFIVGATAMQRWGELNEIQGAAIFLASPASSYVTGSMLTVDGGWTAR
- a CDS encoding sugar phosphate isomerase/epimerase family protein, which encodes MNDQLFINRRAALRQLGAIAACATVTSAYAGASAESAMRTGMGLVIYDCTLRRSWMRQQEPDFDLFNPLNFLKHCHSLGAGGMQADLGVLKPGDVDELRKFAGQHGLFIDAIVKPPKDEADLGRFEAEIRTAREVGVQAARTTIIPGRRYERFKTLEEFREFEKRGREMLERAAPVVEKHRVPFAVENHKDQRIDERIALFKHLDSEFIGACVDTGNSFALLEGAYEPIEALAPYTFTVHLKDQALRSYSDGFLLGDIPLGQGSFDLKRMVATIREMKPGVRFALELITRDPLKVPCLTDGYYSTMPASQAIDLARTMRFVRDHSSGHLQQVSTLPLNKQVDLEDANVKASIRYAGEELQL
- a CDS encoding Gfo/Idh/MocA family protein — translated: MNQSAISRRTFLGTTASLTASGWSSLIRGDSPVDRIRIGVIGTGVRGKYLIGNLPQSVRVTAICDCANSRIADTLQPKNDFAEVLSGFRDNDATHCRTYRDYRRMLDQEHLDAVIIATPDHHHVQAAMLALQAGLDVYLEKPLSLTIREGRLLTDMVKKTGRVLQVGSQQRTMEMNRFACEFIRDGGLGTIKRVDSPNYPGPIAVSAFPSEPVSDGLDWRLFLGPCPARSHNRKLWVKDEFKVGDLLWRGWDLFRDYSGHLMTNWGAHNIDMIQYALGMDESGPTEVAPLNSDTIGEQVLSIDETALERDWKDKWRNKTPRPQGRFSDAGRFRPVTMKYSGGTVLNFVPGVSTATFYGERGTMKISRNKFVTDPADLTTDGPDAAIAERWNGSGFVARPHLQNWTDCIKSRKTPNAPVEVGHRSATVCHLANIVRELNRPLQWNPADEHFAGDDEANKLLDRPRCKGYELPT
- a CDS encoding tyrosine-type recombinase/integrase; the protein is MPRKFQLTWQAGSNGRDGRWRKKYKGRIYYFNSGRGKYDQEAYKAAIKEWEEIKFRVDREQPRKHLQDFERAIDEWEQVLAWSNRHGDQQMAARAYEKLDSLKTRIAAPVLKPLKNDDWFADQFTLPTIEIADDQLQRAKDDLAAGNLKFKFSSPFPSQEPIDVVNSWYTDPLQVSKEVWSDRLKQQHRRTALGDDSLECQSNAYSRQKQQQADSGQLSVGRAYSVRLHLTYFQDWAGKDTSVSEIDGSLLLKYQSHLLDNVSQKGWTRTTANHYLKTLKAFMRWLWQTEIISTLPRVLDGKAGPLRINVNPPAVVVFTLEEISTLLNTATDRTKLYILLMLNCGMTQKDISDLQTTEVDWIEGRIIRKRSKTSQFDNVPKVSYLLWNATFRLLQQERSKNEEGRVLVNVNGAPLLTETLEENGKLKKTDNIKNAFDRLRNRLEITKPLKSFKKTSASLLRDSERFQSLEDLFLGHAPEKLSDKHYTKVPTNLLDTAVSWLEEQYGLV